One region of Malania oleifera isolate guangnan ecotype guangnan chromosome 6, ASM2987363v1, whole genome shotgun sequence genomic DNA includes:
- the LOC131158216 gene encoding WD-40 repeat-containing protein MSI4, with protein MREGRKGAQQQHSVDDKYTHWKSLVPVLYDWLANHNLLWPSLSCRWGPLLEQATYKNRQRLYLSEQTDGSVPNTLVIANCEVVKPRVAAAEHISQFNEEARSPFVKKFKTIIHPGEVNRIRELPQNSNIVATHTDSPDVLIWDVEAQPNRHAVLGAADSRPDLILIGHQDNAEFALAMCPTEPLVLSGGKDKSVVLWSIQDHISTLATDSANPKSTSSGGSIIKNNSKLGGENDKAAEGPSIGPRCIFQGHEDTVEDVQFCPSSAQEFCSVGDDSCLILWDARVGSTPAVKVEKAHNADLHCVDWNPHDENLILTGSADNSVRMFDRRNLTSGGVGSPIYKFEGHKAAVLCVQWSPDRSSVFGSSAEDGFLNIWDYEKVGKKKERGTRTTNSPPGLFFQHAGHRDKVVDFHWNAADPWTVVSVSDDCDTTGGGGTLQIWRMSDLIYRPEEEVLAELERFKSHVVTCTSKP; from the exons ATGAGAGAGGGAAGGAAGGGAGCACAGCAGCAGCACTCCGTTGACGACAAGTACACCCACTGGAAGAGTCTTGTCCCCGTTCTCTACGACTGGCTCGCCAACCACAATCTCCTCTGGCCCTCTCTTTCTTGCCG GTGGGGTCCGCTGCTCGAGCAAGCCACTTACAAGAATCGCCAGCGGCTGTATCTTTCTGAGCAG ACTGATGGCAGTGTTCCAAATACTCTTGTAATTGCAAATTGTGAAGTTGTCAAACCCAGGGTTGCAGCTGCAGAGCACATATCTCAG TTCAATGAAGAGGCACGCTCACCGTTTGTGAAGAAGTTCAAAACCATTATTCATCCTGGAGAG GTGAACAGAATCAGGGAACTCCCCCAGAACAGCAATATAGTGGCCACCCATACTGATAGCCCTGAT GTTCTCATTTGGGATGTTGAGGCACAACCTAATCGTCATGCTGTTCTTGGAGCTGCAGATTCTCGTCCAGATTTG ATATTGATTGGGCATCAAGATAATGCAGAATTTGCTCTTGCAATGTGCCCAACTGAACCTCTCGTGCTCTCTGGAG GAAAGGACAAATCTGTAGTATTGTGGAGTATTCAAGACCATATATCAACATTAGCCACAGACTCAGCCAACCCCAAGTCTACTAGTTCTGGGGGGTCAATCATTAAAAATAATTCTAAGCTTGGTGGTGAAAATGATAAAGCTGCTGAGGGCCCTTCTATTGGACCACGATGTATATTCCAAGGGCATGAGGATACAGTAGAGGATGTGCAGTTCTGTCCCTCAAG TGCACAGGAGTTTTGTAGCGTCGGTGATGATTCTTGTCTCATATTGTGGGATGCTAGAGTGGGCTCTACCCCAGCTGTCAAG GTTGAAAAGGCACATAATGCTGATCTTCATTGTGTTGATTGGAATCCCCACGATGAAAATCTAATTTTAACTGG CTCTGCAGATAACTCTGTCCGAATGTTTGACCGTCGGAATCTCACTTCTGGTGGAGTTGGCTCACCTATCTATAAATTTGAAGGTCACAAAGCTGCTGTTCTTTGTGTGCAG TGGTCTCCAGACAGGTCATCCGTCTTTGGAAGTTCTGCTGAAGATGGCTTCTTAAACATTTGGGATTATGAAAAG GTAGGAAAAAAGAAAGAGCGTGGAACAAGAACAACAAATTCTCCTCCAGGCTTGTTTTTCCAACATGCCGGGCACAG GGATAAAGTTGTTGATTTTCATTGGAATGCAGCTGATCCGTGGACTGTTGTTAGTGTTTCTGATGATTGTGATACCACTGGAGGGGGTGGCACCTTGCAG ATTTGGCGCATGAGCGATTTGATCTACAGGCCCGAAGAGGAAGTCCTGGCCGAGCTCGAGAGGTTCAAATCACACGTAGTTACGTGTACTTCGAAGCCTTAG